A stretch of Lathyrus oleraceus cultivar Zhongwan6 chromosome 6, CAAS_Psat_ZW6_1.0, whole genome shotgun sequence DNA encodes these proteins:
- the LOC127093026 gene encoding hydroquinone glucosyltransferase: MEKTVHIAIVPGPWYSHLVSILQFSKLLVQLHPDFHVTCIIPTLGSPSTASNSFLQTLPSNITYTFLPPVNPNHLPQGSTLESKIQLTVTLSLPSLHQALNSLRTPPVALVVDSLCAEALDLAKELNMLSYVYMPPAATTLCYYFYLLKLDKETSCEYRDLPEAIQVPGCVPIHGRDLVDQAQDRSSQPYRFLLQRLNKFFSANGILINSFLEIEKGPIEALIEGESGNPAVYAVGPVIQTRTESDYNSNGKDCLTWLDKQQPCSVLYVSFGSGGTLSQEQIVELSLGLELSNHKFLWVFRAPSSSASDGHLSAQDDIDASMFLPSGFLERTKEQGMVIPSWAPQVQILSHSSVGGFLSHCGWNSILESVMHGVPLIAWPLFSEQRMNAVLLSEGLKVGLRPKVRKNGIVERVQISELIKCLMEGEEGEKLRKRINELKEAANSALKEDGSSTKTISLLAHKLRNLA; encoded by the coding sequence ATGGAGAAAACAGTTCACATTGCCATTGTTCCAGGTCCTTGGTATAGCCATTTAGTCTCTATCCTTCAATTCTCCAAGCTACTTGTTCAACTCCATCCAGATTTTCATGTCACATGTATCATTCCCACACTTGGCTCACCCTCCACTGCCTCAAACTCATTCCTTCAAACTCTTCCATCAAACATCACCTACACTTTTCTTCCACCTGTCAACCCCAACCACCTGCCACAAGGATCTACCTTAGAAAGCAAAATCCAGCTCACAGTGACACTCTCTCTACCATCTTTACATCAGGCTTTGAACTCTTTGAGAACCCCCCCTGTGGCACTTGTGGTTGATTCTTTATGTGCTGAAGCTCTAGATTTGGCTAAGGAACTCAACATGCTGTCCTATGTTTACATGCCTCCTGCAGCCACCACTTTGTGTTACTACTTCTATTTGCTCAAGTTGGATAAGGAAACATCATGTGAGTACAGGGATCTGCCAGAGGCTATTCAAGTACCAGGTTGTGTACCAATCCATGGTAGGGATCTCGTCGACCAAGCTCAAGATAGATCAAGTCAACCTTACAGATTCTTACTCCAACGTCTAAACAAATTCTTCTCTGCTAATGGGATACTTATTAATAGCTTCCTAGAAATTGAAAAAGGTCCTATAGAAGCATTGATAGAAGGAGAAAGTGGCAACCCTGCGGTGTATGCTGTTGGACCCGTTATCCAAACAAGAACAGAATCTGATTATAATAGTAATGGCAAGGATTGTTTGACATGGTTAGATAAACAACAACCTTGTTCAGTTTTGTATGTTTCTTTTGGGAGCGGTGGCACACTTTCACAGGAACAAATTGTAGAGCTATCTTTGGGTTTGGAGTTGAGTAATCATAAATTCTTATGGGTTTTCAGAGCACCAAGTAGTTCAGCGAGTGATGGACATCTTTCAGCACAGGATGATATCGACGCGTCAATGTTTTTACCGTCCGGGTTCTTGGAGAGAACCAAGGAGCAAGGAATGGTTATTCCGTCATGGGCACCGCAGGTTCAAATCCTTAGTCACAGTTCAGTTGGCGGGTTCTTGAGTCACTGTGGTTGGAATTCAATTCTTGAAAGTGTGATGCATGGTGTGCCACTAATTGCATGGCCTCTGTTTTCTGAACAGAGAATGAATGCAGTTTTGCTGAGTGAGGGTCTAAAAGTAGGACTGAGGCCAAAAGTTCGTAAGAATGGCATTGTGGAAAGGGTGCAGATTTCTGAGTTGATCAAGTGTCTCATGGAAGGTGAAGAAGGCGAGAAATTACGCAAAAGGATCAATGAATTGAAAGAGGCTGCTAATTCTGCACTTAAAGAAGATGGATCATCTACAAAGACCATTTCTTTGTTAGCACATAAGCTGAGAAATTTGGCATAG
- the LOC127093650 gene encoding uncharacterized protein LOC127093650 — translation MGASTGNSSKITKTSASGAHSSSSNLETPSSYEYNSSSPMERPMGQQATKRKGKARENANAPEFTSNIVQDTWNKRVASMKRLAQSKEEEIEFNAMKFITSDTFTMNDNQPSVHEKYCNKLKAKYAL, via the coding sequence ATGGGAGCATCGACTGGAAACTCTTCAAAAATAACAAAGACTTCTGCTAGTGGGGCACACTCTTCATCGTCTAACCTAGAGACACCTTCAAGTTATGAGTATAACTCATCATCACCAATGGAGCGTCCAATGGGACAACAAGCAACAAAAAGGAAGGGTAAGGCAAGGGAAAATGCCAATGCGCCTGAATTTACTTCTAATATTGTGCAAGATACATGGAATAAAAGAGTAGCATCAATGAAAAGACTAGCTCAATCTAAGGAGGAAGAGATAGAGTTTAACGCAATGAAATTCATCACGTCAGACACTTTTACAATGAATGATAATCAACCGAGTGTTCATGAAAAATATTGTAATAAGCTGAAAGCAAAATATGCACTTTAG
- the LOC127090948 gene encoding vacuolar protein-sorting-associated protein 11 homolog, producing the protein MYQWRKFEFFEEKYVANRMIPEEQEEDDTTVNNDEREKKERKIECCSSGRGKVVTGFDDGTVCLFDRGLKFNYSFQPHSSSVLFLQQLKQRNFLVTIGEDEQLAAQQSALCLKVFDLDKMQSESTSTASPDCVGILRIFTNQFPEAMITSFIVLEEVPPILLIAIGLDNGSIYCIKGDIARERITRFKLQVENHSDKTLSSITGLGFKVDGQSLQLFAVTPNSVSLFSLHDQPPRRQTLDQIGCGVNSVAMSDRSEFIIGRPEAVYFYEVDGRGPCWAFEGEKKLVGWFRGYLLCVIADQRTGKHTFNIYDLKNRLIAHSALVKEVSHMLYEWGNIILIMKDKSALSIGEKDMESKLDMLFKKNLYTVAINLVQTQQADAAATSEVLRKYGDHLYSKQDYDEAMSQYIHTIGHLEPSYVIQKFLDAQRIYNLTNYLEKLHEKGLASKDHTTLLLNCYTKLKDVEKLNLFIKSEDSIGELKFDVETAIRVCRAANYHEHAMYVAKKAGRHEWYLKILLEDLGNYEEALEYISSLESSQAGMTIKEYGKILIEHKPLETIEILIRLCTDEGDKRGQSNGVYVSMLPSPVDFLSIFVHYPHSLMGFLEKYTNKVKDSPAQVEINNTLLELYISNELNFPSVSQSNEGSDFLNGASEKLSNISAQTNGTIADQKSSEKEKGRLERRKKGLHMLKSAWPPETEHPLYDVDLAIILCEMNAFRDGLLYLYEKMKLYKEVITCYMQAHDHEGLIACCKRLGDSVGGDPSLWEDVLKYFGELGEDCSKEVKEVLNYIERDDILPPIIVLQTLSKNPCLTLSVIKDYIARKLEQESKMIEEDRQAIDKYQEDTQTMRKEIQDLRTNARIFQLSKCTACTFTLDLPAVHFMCMHSFHLRCLGDNEKECPECAPEYRSVLEMKRNLEQNSKDQDRFFQQVKNSKDGFSVIAEYFGKGIISKTSNGSTSGLRSGNASSSSGF; encoded by the exons ATGTATCAGTGGCGGAAGTTCGAATTCTTCGAAGAGAAGTACGTTGCAAATCGCATGATTCCAGAGGAACAAGAAGAAGATGACACCACTGTGAATAATGATGAGAGAGAGAAAAAGGAGAGGAAAATCGAGTGTTGTTCGAGTGGAAGGGGTAAGGTAGTAACTGGTTTTGATGATGGGACCGTTTGCTTGTTCGATCGAGGACTCAAGTTCAATTATTCTTTTCAACCTCATTCTTCTTCTGTTCTCTTTCTTCAACAGCTCAAG CAACGCAACTTCCTGGTAACGATTGGGGAAGATGAACAGCTTGCTGCCCAGCAATCAGCTCTGTGCCTGAAGGTTTTTGACTTAGATAAGATGCAATCTGAAAGTACGAGCACAGCGAGTCCGGATTGTGTTGGGATATTGCGTATATTCACTAATCAGTTTCCCGAGGCAATG ATTACATCTTTTATTGTCTTAGAGGAAGTGCCTCCTATACTACTCATAGCTATTGGCTTAGACAATGGTTCTATTTACTGCATCAAAGGAGATATTGCACGGGAGCGTATCACCCGTTTCAAGCTTCAGGTGGAAAACCATTCAGACAAAACTCTTTCCTCAATCACTGGTCTTGGGTTTAAGGTTGATGGTCAATCACTTCAGTTGTTTGCGGTAACCCCAAATTCCGTGAGCTTGTTTTCATTGCATGATCAACCACCAAGGAGGCAAACCCTTGATCAGATTGGATGTGGTGTAAACAGCGTTGCAATGAGTGACCGTTCT GAGTTTATAATTGGTCGGCCAGAGGCAGTATACTTTTATGAAGTTGATGGGCGTGGTCCTTGTTGGGCTTTTGAAGGAGAAAAGAAATTGGTAGGATGGTTCCGCGGATACCTTTTGTGTGTTATTGCAGATCAAAGAACAGGAAAGCATACTTTCAATATCTATGACCTGAAGAATCGTTTAATAGCCCACAGTGCACTGGTTAAAGAAGTTTCTCATATGCTCTATGAGTGGGGTAACATCATACTCATAATGAAAGACAAATCAGCTTTATCTATTGGGGAAAAGGATATGGAAAGCAAGTTAGACATGTTATTCAAGAAAAACCTATATACAGTAGCAATTAATCTTGTTCAGACTCAACAAGCAGATGCTGCAGCTACTTCTGAAGTTCTGAGAAAATATGGGGATCACCTATACAGCAAGCAAGACTATGATGAGGCAATGTCCCAGTACATACATACTATTGGTCACCTTGAACCTTCTTATGTGATACAGAAGTTTTTGGATGCTCAAAGAATCTACAACCTCACAAATTACTTGGAAAAGCTACATGAGAAGGGTCTTGCTTCTAAAGATCACACCACACTTCTATTAAACTGTTACACCAAATTGAAAGATGTTGAAAAATTAAATCTATTTATTAAAAGTGAAGATAGCATTGGGGAACTTAAGTTCGACGTGGAAACAGCAATCAGGGTTTGCCGTGCTGCCAATTACCATGAGCATGCAATGTATGTTGCAAAGAAAGCAGGGAGGCATGAATGGTACTTGAAGATCTTGCTTGAAGATCTTGGTAATTATGAAGAGGCCTTGGAATATATTTCTAGTCTTGAATCAAGTCAAGCAGGGATGACAATAAAGGAGTATGGTAAAATTCTAATAGAGCACAAGCCGCTGGAGACAATTGAGATTCTCATTAGGCTTTGCACAGATGAGGGTGACAAAAGAGGACAGTCAAATGGTGTGTATGTGTCTATGTTGCCATCTCCTGTTGATTTTCTCAGCATCTTCGTTCATTACCCTCATTCCCTTATGGGTTTTCTTGAAAAATATACCAACAAGGTGAAGGACTCACCTGCTCAGGTGGAGATTAACAATACCCTGTTAGAGTTGTATATATCCAATGAATTGAACTTTCCCTCAGTATCACAATCTAACGAGGGTTCAGATTTCCTTAATGGAGCATCAGAAAAACTTTCAAATATAAGTGCCCAAACCAATGGAACTATTGCTGATCAAAAAAGTTCAGAAAAGGAAAAGGGTCGTCTTGAAAGGCGTAAAAAGGGTCTACACATGCTTAAGAGTGCATGGCCGCCAGAGACAGAACACCCGCTTTATGATGTTGATTTAGCCATTATACTATGTGAAATGAACGCATTCAGAGACGGGCTTTTGTATTTGTATGAAAAGATGAAACTCTATAAGGAAGTAATCACTTGCTATATGCAAGCGCATGATCACGAGGGATTAATTGCGTGCTGCAAAAGACTGGGTGATTCAGTAGGAGGGGATCCATCTCTTTGGGAAGATGTACTCAAATATTTTGGTGAGCTTGGAGAAGATTGCTCGAAAGAAGTAAAAGAAGTTTTGAATTACATTGAGAGAGATGATATTTTGCCCCCGATAATTGTCCTTCAAACTCTATCAAAAAATCCTTGCCTCACACTTTCTGTGATCAAGGATTACATTGCACGGAAGCTTGAGCAGGAATCAAAGATGATTGAAGAGGACCGACAAGCTATTGATAAATATCAG GAAGACACGCAGACTATGAGGAAGGAGATTCAAGATCTTAGGACAAATGCAAGGATTTTTCAGCTTAGCAAGTGCACGGCATGCACTTTCACCCTAGATCTTCCCGCTGTGCACTTCATGTGCATGCACTCATTCCATTTGCGGTGCCTTGGTGATAATGAAAAAGAATGCCCCGAGTGTGCCCCAGAATATAGGTCTGTATTAGAGATGAAAAGAAATTTAGAGCAAAATTCTAAGGATCAGGACAGGTTTTTCCAGCAAGTTAAGAACTCCAAAGATGGGTTTTCTGTCATTGCCGAGTATTTTGGAAAAGGGATTATCAGCAAAACAAGCAATGGATCCACTTCGGGTCTTAGATCTGGAAATGCATCATCCAGCAGTGGCTTCTGA